Proteins encoded by one window of Xylella fastidiosa:
- a CDS encoding DUF769 domain-containing protein, translating to MSLHPRLSCSLLAASLLLAGCSSGPPIDSRTGKPMMAGPWENRDLSLEYFQLDFLGQYTVKHAFINGINIDRCYPGVPPDHVQVVMMTTPSGFTTPGIVVTGGGRPPRPASEAAAFIGSQYSNTSNKYQPDGTVLRNPDGTPQKKVVKGWTFNSLCKAEFAGGNDIYFGIRSAASESIDSHIKDMIWRMTAPDRDYKSNRFIDAPRTETRWGNAWTWYRAYMPTPVGDGVEMWMTPIGNTGYYITVTFNFIEAARQKNTEDYQRARKLMDGILQSVVIQKQ from the coding sequence ATGTCCCTGCATCCGCGACTGTCTTGCTCCCTGCTGGCCGCCAGCCTGCTGCTGGCCGGCTGCAGCAGCGGCCCCCCCATCGACAGCCGCACCGGCAAACCGATGATGGCCGGCCCCTGGGAGAACCGCGACCTCAGCCTGGAATACTTTCAGCTGGATTTTTTAGGCCAATACACCGTCAAACATGCCTTTATCAATGGCATCAATATCGACCGCTGTTACCCAGGCGTGCCGCCTGATCATGTGCAGGTGGTGATGATGACCACTCCCAGTGGCTTCACGACTCCGGGGATTGTGGTGACGGGTGGAGGACGTCCTCCACGCCCCGCCAGCGAAGCTGCCGCATTTATCGGCTCCCAGTACTCCAATACCAGCAACAAATACCAGCCCGATGGGACCGTGCTACGCAACCCCGATGGCACCCCGCAAAAGAAGGTGGTGAAAGGCTGGACATTTAATTCATTGTGTAAGGCGGAGTTTGCGGGGGGCAATGACATCTACTTTGGCATCCGCAGTGCTGCTAGCGAAAGTATCGACAGCCATATTAAAGATATGATCTGGCGGATGACTGCCCCCGATCGGGATTACAAGTCCAACCGTTTTATAGACGCCCCACGCACCGAGACGCGCTGGGGCAACGCCTGGACCTGGTACCGCGCCTATATGCCAACCCCGGTGGGGGATGGTGTGGAAATGTGGATGACCCCGATTGGCAACACCGGCTACTACATCACCGTGACCTTCAACTTTATTGAAGCCGCCCGCCAAAAAAACACCGAAGACTACCAACGCGCCCGCAAACTGATGGACGGCATCCTGCAATCGGTGGTGATCCAGAAGCAGTGA
- a CDS encoding DUF769 domain-containing protein encodes MSLHPRLSCSLLAASLLLAGCSSGPPIDSRTGKPMMAGPWENRDLSLEYFQLDFLGQYTVKHAFINGINIDRCYPGAPPDHVQVVMMSFRDGSRSPGIVVTGGGRPPRPADEHAAFIGSQYSNTSNKYQPDGTVLRNPDGTPQKKVVKGWTFNALCSAEFAGGNYIGFGIRSAASESIDSNTKAMIARLSGLDPDYKDTYKDSRFLDPPRTETRWGNHWTWYRTYIPTPFWNGTETWMTPIGNTGYYITVYLNFIEAARQKNTEDYQRARKLMDGILQSVVIQKQ; translated from the coding sequence ATGTCCCTGCATCCGCGACTGTCTTGCTCCCTGCTGGCCGCCAGCCTGCTGCTGGCCGGCTGCAGCAGCGGCCCCCCCATCGACAGCCGCACCGGCAAACCGATGATGGCCGGCCCCTGGGAGAACCGCGACCTCAGCCTGGAATACTTTCAGCTGGATTTTTTAGGCCAATACACCGTCAAACATGCCTTTATCAATGGCATCAATATCGACCGCTGTTACCCAGGCGCGCCGCCTGACCATGTGCAGGTGGTGATGATGTCTTTCCGTGATGGCTCCAGGAGTCCGGGGATTGTGGTGACGGGTGGAGGACGTCCTCCACGCCCTGCCGATGAACATGCCGCATTTATCGGCTCCCAGTACTCCAATACCAGCAACAAATACCAGCCCGATGGGACCGTACTACGCAACCCCGATGGCACCCCGCAAAAGAAGGTGGTGAAAGGCTGGACATTTAATGCCTTGTGCAGTGCGGAGTTTGCGGGGGGTAATTACATTGGCTTTGGCATCCGCAGTGCTGCTAGCGAAAGTATCGACAGCAATACTAAAGCTATGATTGCTCGGCTAAGTGGTCTTGATCCGGATTACAAGGACACTTACAAGGACAGTCGTTTTTTAGATCCCCCACGCACCGAGACGCGCTGGGGCAACCACTGGACTTGGTACCGCACCTATATACCGACACCGTTTTGGAATGGTACAGAAACCTGGATGACCCCGATTGGCAACACCGGCTACTACATCACCGTGTACCTCAACTTTATTGAAGCCGCCCGCCAAAAAAACACCGAAGACTACCAACGCGCCCGCAAACTGATGGACGGCATCCTGCAATCGGTGGTGATCCAGAAGCAGTGA
- a CDS encoding DUF769 domain-containing protein, with protein MQRRPLLGVSLLAASLLLAGCSSGPPIDSRTGKPMMAGPWENRDLSLEYFNLDFLGQYTVKHAFINGINIKRCYRGSPPDHVQVVMVTSPSGSTTPGIVADGRINQPPEAWPMRAYFIGSQYSNTSNTYQPDGTVLRNPDGTPQKKVVKGWTFNALCSAEFAGGNYIGFGIRSAASESIDSNTKAMIARLSGLDPDYKDTYKDSRFLDPPRTETRWGNHWTWYRTYIPTPFWNGTETWMTPIGNTGYYITVYLNFIEAARQKNTEDYQRARKLMDGILQSVVIQKQ; from the coding sequence ATGCAACGACGTCCCTTACTCGGTGTATCCCTACTCGCCGCCAGCCTGTTGCTGGCCGGCTGCAGCAGTGGCCCCCCCATCGACAGCCGCACCGGTAAACCGATGATGGCCGGCCCCTGGGAGAACCGCGACCTCAGCCTGGAATACTTCAATTTGGATTTTTTAGGCCAATACACCGTCAAACATGCCTTTATCAATGGCATCAATATCAAACGCTGTTATCGCGGCTCACCGCCTGACCATGTGCAGGTGGTGATGGTGACGTCCCCCAGTGGCTCCACGACTCCGGGGATTGTGGCAGATGGCCGTATTAACCAGCCCCCTGAAGCATGGCCAATGCGGGCATACTTCATCGGCTCCCAGTACTCCAATACCAGCAACACATACCAGCCCGATGGGACCGTGCTACGCAACCCCGATGGCACCCCGCAAAAGAAGGTGGTGAAAGGCTGGACATTTAATGCCTTGTGCAGTGCGGAGTTTGCGGGGGGTAATTACATTGGCTTTGGCATCCGCAGTGCTGCTAGCGAAAGTATCGACAGCAATACTAAAGCTATGATTGCTCGGCTAAGTGGTCTTGATCCGGATTACAAGGACACTTACAAGGACAGTCGTTTTTTAGATCCCCCACGCACCGAGACGCGCTGGGGCAACCACTGGACTTGGTACCGCACCTATATACCGACACCGTTTTGGAATGGTACAGAAACCTGGATGACCCCGATTGGCAACACCGGCTACTACATCACCGTGTACCTCAACTTTATTGAAGCCGCCCGCCAAAAAAACACCGAAGACTACCAACGCGCCCGCAAACTGATGGACGGCATCCTGCAATCGGTGGTGATCCAGAAGCAGTGA